One stretch of Miscanthus floridulus cultivar M001 chromosome 18, ASM1932011v1, whole genome shotgun sequence DNA includes these proteins:
- the LOC136522038 gene encoding putative tRNA 2'-phosphotransferase isoform X2, which translates to MRAVAAAASPPLRTLLLLFSPHLPAPTPRPRSRFSMNPSSSSSSSGRYYSRAAAFASPQPRGGGGGRGGGDGSDRIDALGRFLTRVLRHMAPELRLDMRTDGYVRVRDLLKLNLQTFAKVPLKCHTVDEIREAVRRDNKQRFSLLEEDGELLIRANQGHTVTTVTSESLLKPILSPDEVSGIRQNVNILIHLDVSKALKDGMKLYISDNKVILTEGFDGVVPVKYFERIETWPGRAPIPFQR; encoded by the exons ATGAGAGCCGTCGCGGCTGCCGCCTCTCCCCCGCTCCgtaccctcctcctcctcttctcaccCCACCTCCCTGCACCAACCCCGCGCCCCCGGTCCCGGTTCTCCATGAACccttcgtcgtcctcctcctcctctggccgCTACTACTCCAGGGCCGCTGCCTTCGCGTCCCCGCAGccgcgcggcggtggcggcggccgcggAGGCGGAGACGGGAGCGACCGCATCGACGCCCTCGGCCGCTTCCT GACGAGGGTGTTGCGGCACATGGCGCCGGAGCTGCGCCTGGATATGAGGACCGATGGATACGTGCGCGTCCGCGACCTGCTCAAGCTCAACCTTCAGACCTTCGCCAAGGTCCCTCTCAAGTGTCACACCGTGGACGAGATCAGGGAG GCAGTCAGGCGGGATAACAAGCAGAGGTTTAGTCTGTTGGAGGAAGATGGCGAGCTGTTGATCCGGGCGAACCAGGGGCACACAGTAACA ACTGTTACTTCAGAGAGCCTGCTGAAGCCCATTTTGTCCCCTGATGaagtgtcag GTATACGGCAGAATGTGAACATCTTGATACATCTGGACGTCAGTAAGGCACTTAAAG ATGGGATGAAGCTTTATATTTCAGACAACAAAGTGATCTTGACAGAAGGTTTTGATGGTGTCGTCCCTGTGAAATACTTTGAAAGAATCGAAACATGGCCAGGACGAGCGCCAATACCGTTCCAAAGATAA
- the LOC136522038 gene encoding uncharacterized protein isoform X1, with protein MRAVAAAASPPLRTLLLLFSPHLPAPTPRPRSRFSMNPSSSSSSSGRYYSRAAAFASPQPRGGGGGRGGGDGSDRIDALGRFLTRVLRHMAPELRLDMRTDGYVRVRDLLKLNLQTFAKVPLKCHTVDEIREAVRRDNKQRFSLLEEDGELLIRANQGHTVTTVTSESLLKPILSPDEVSVCVHGTYRKNLDSILQSGLKRMARLHVHFSSGLPLDGGVISGIRQNVNILIHLDVSKALKDGMKLYISDNKVILTEGFDGVVPVKYFERIETWPGRAPIPFQR; from the exons ATGAGAGCCGTCGCGGCTGCCGCCTCTCCCCCGCTCCgtaccctcctcctcctcttctcaccCCACCTCCCTGCACCAACCCCGCGCCCCCGGTCCCGGTTCTCCATGAACccttcgtcgtcctcctcctcctctggccgCTACTACTCCAGGGCCGCTGCCTTCGCGTCCCCGCAGccgcgcggcggtggcggcggccgcggAGGCGGAGACGGGAGCGACCGCATCGACGCCCTCGGCCGCTTCCT GACGAGGGTGTTGCGGCACATGGCGCCGGAGCTGCGCCTGGATATGAGGACCGATGGATACGTGCGCGTCCGCGACCTGCTCAAGCTCAACCTTCAGACCTTCGCCAAGGTCCCTCTCAAGTGTCACACCGTGGACGAGATCAGGGAG GCAGTCAGGCGGGATAACAAGCAGAGGTTTAGTCTGTTGGAGGAAGATGGCGAGCTGTTGATCCGGGCGAACCAGGGGCACACAGTAACA ACTGTTACTTCAGAGAGCCTGCTGAAGCCCATTTTGTCCCCTGATGaagtgtcag TTTGTGTGCATGGAACTTACAGAAAAAATCTTGACTCGATTTTGCAATCTGGGCTAAAGCGTATGGCAAGGTTACATGTACATTTCTCAAGTGGCTTACCATTGGACGGAGGAGTAATTAGTG GTATACGGCAGAATGTGAACATCTTGATACATCTGGACGTCAGTAAGGCACTTAAAG ATGGGATGAAGCTTTATATTTCAGACAACAAAGTGATCTTGACAGAAGGTTTTGATGGTGTCGTCCCTGTGAAATACTTTGAAAGAATCGAAACATGGCCAGGACGAGCGCCAATACCGTTCCAAAGATAA